One window of Methanocaldococcus sp. genomic DNA carries:
- a CDS encoding desulfoferrodoxin family protein: protein MNYFCRINRIKEGNDFEKKHTPFIECPDIVKSEEYFEVKISPGIPHPMEDSHFIQWIELYMGDIYLARVDFTQFMKPEVKLMVKSPLKRHEKFTLKALMRCNLHGVWEYIKEIKLE from the coding sequence ATGAACTATTTTTGCAGAATAAATAGGATAAAAGAGGGTAACGATTTTGAAAAAAAGCACACTCCTTTTATTGAATGTCCAGACATTGTTAAAAGTGAAGAGTATTTTGAAGTTAAAATTTCTCCTGGAATTCCTCATCCTATGGAAGATAGTCATTTTATTCAATGGATTGAGTTATATATGGGTGATATTTATTTAGCAAGGGTGGATTTTACACAATTTATGAAGCCTGAGGTAAAGTTAATGGTAAAATCTCCTTTAAAAAGACATGAAAAATTTACCTTAAAGGCTTTGATGAGATGTAACTTACATGGAGTGTGGGAATATATAAAAGAGATTAAATTAGAATAA
- a CDS encoding rubredoxin — translation MAKYQCMCGWIYDEDVGEPSQNIPPGTKFEDLPDTFRCPQCGLGKNAFRKIEE, via the coding sequence ATGGCAAAATATCAATGTATGTGCGGTTGGATTTATGATGAAGATGTGGGGGAACCTTCTCAAAATATACCTCCTGGAACAAAATTTGAAGATTTACCTGATACATTTAGATGTCCACAATGTGGATTAGGAAAAAACGCTTTTAGAAAGATAGAAGAATAG
- a CDS encoding MTH865 family protein — MITTNHPLYEALKDIQDFKLRLIEYFKDKDVFPIKSKVELAEVLPCGLSLPCGTIEAGELVKLLTDNDFPIKDAEDLAMKLANKCLIEKKE; from the coding sequence ATGATAACAACAAATCATCCACTATATGAGGCTTTGAAAGATATTCAAGACTTTAAATTAAGATTAATAGAATACTTCAAAGATAAAGATGTTTTTCCTATAAAAAGTAAAGTAGAATTAGCTGAAGTATTACCTTGTGGTTTATCATTGCCTTGCGGAACTATTGAGGCAGGAGAGTTGGTTAAATTATTAACAGACAACGACTTTCCAATAAAAGATGCAGAAGATTTAGCAATGAAATTAGCAAATAAATGTCTAATTGAAAAGAAAGAATAA
- a CDS encoding ferritin → MIKENILNALNKQINKEFYSAYLYLSMSAYAESLGLKGFAQWFKVQSQEELDHAMKIYSYVIERGGRVKLYAIEKPKNDWSIIEVFEDGYKHEQLMTESINNLMDLAVSEKDYATVNFLQWFVNEQVEEEASFSEILDKLKLIGDDKRGLFMLDKDLGQRVYTSPITEKI, encoded by the coding sequence ATGATTAAAGAAAATATCTTAAATGCCTTAAATAAACAAATAAATAAAGAATTTTACTCAGCATATCTCTATTTATCCATGTCAGCCTATGCGGAATCTCTTGGTTTAAAAGGATTCGCCCAGTGGTTTAAAGTTCAAAGTCAGGAAGAATTAGACCATGCAATGAAGATATATAGTTATGTTATAGAAAGGGGTGGGAGAGTAAAATTATATGCCATAGAAAAACCAAAAAATGATTGGTCAATTATTGAAGTGTTCGAAGATGGATACAAACATGAACAACTCATGACCGAATCAATAAACAATTTAATGGATTTGGCAGTTTCTGAAAAGGACTACGCAACAGTAAATTTCCTACAATGGTTTGTAAATGAACAAGTTGAAGAAGAGGCATCTTTTTCAGAAATTTTAGATAAATTAAAATTAATTGGTGATGATAAAAGAGGATTATTTATGCTCGATAAAGATCTTGGACAGAGAGTATATACTTCTCCAATAACAGAGAAAATTTAA
- a CDS encoding rubredoxin-like domain-containing protein, whose product MTWWKCSNCGYVFEADKPPEKCPNCGAKCTFYDVTCYTPECGFKGYDPKLVARNPNEESKL is encoded by the coding sequence ATGACTTGGTGGAAGTGTTCAAATTGTGGTTATGTTTTTGAAGCAGACAAACCCCCAGAAAAATGTCCAAATTGTGGAGCTAAATGTACATTTTATGATGTAACCTGCTACACTCCTGAGTGTGGATTTAAAGGTTACGATCCTAAATTAGTTGCAAGAAATCCAAATGAAGAAAGTAAATTATAA
- a CDS encoding peroxiredoxin: MCEGKMPVIGEKFPEVEVKTTHGTIKLPDYYVEKGKWFVLFSHPADFTPVCTTEFVGFQKRYDEFRKLNTELIGLSIDQVFSHLKWIEWIKEKLNVEIEFPIIADDRGKLAEKLGMISPYKGDNTVRAVFVVDNKGIIRAIIYYPQEVGRNLDEIVRLVKALQVSDEKGVAMPANWPENDIIGDKVIIPPASSLEEIKKRKEACEKGEIECLDWWFCYKKLD, from the coding sequence ATGTGTGAAGGAAAAATGCCAGTTATTGGAGAGAAATTTCCAGAAGTAGAAGTTAAAACTACTCATGGAACTATTAAATTACCAGATTATTATGTAGAAAAAGGTAAATGGTTTGTATTATTTAGCCATCCCGCTGACTTTACCCCAGTTTGTACAACTGAATTCGTTGGGTTCCAAAAGAGATATGATGAATTTAGAAAATTAAATACTGAATTAATTGGTTTAAGTATCGATCAAGTATTTAGCCACTTAAAATGGATTGAGTGGATCAAAGAAAAATTAAATGTAGAAATAGAATTCCCAATTATTGCAGATGACAGAGGAAAATTAGCAGAAAAATTAGGAATGATAAGCCCATACAAAGGAGATAACACAGTTAGAGCAGTTTTTGTCGTAGATAACAAAGGAATTATTAGAGCTATAATTTACTATCCACAAGAAGTTGGTAGAAACTTAGATGAAATCGTAAGGTTAGTCAAAGCATTACAAGTTTCTGACGAAAAAGGAGTAGCAATGCCTGCAAACTGGCCAGAAAATGACATAATTGGAGATAAAGTAATAATTCCACCGGCATCATCATTAGAAGAAATTAAGAAAAGAAAAGAGGCCTGTGAAAAAGGAGAAATTGAATGCTTAGATTGGTGGTTCTGCTATAAAAAGTTAGATTAA
- a CDS encoding rubredoxin, producing the protein MVELKIACKLDGTCEKPKYRKYKCRVCGWVYDPLKGDPSQNIPPKTPFEELPDDWVCPVCRGKVGKEYFEPLDEWVEFD; encoded by the coding sequence ATGGTAGAACTTAAAATTGCCTGTAAATTAGATGGTACTTGTGAAAAACCAAAATATAGAAAATATAAATGTAGAGTTTGTGGTTGGGTATATGATCCATTAAAAGGAGATCCTTCTCAAAACATACCACCAAAGACCCCATTCGAAGAACTTCCAGACGATTGGGTTTGTCCAGTTTGTAGAGGAAAAGTAGGTAAAGAATACTTCGAACCATTAGATGAATGGGTAGAATTCGATTAA
- a CDS encoding rubrerythrin family protein, translated as MKQTLINLIKAYIGESLARNRYTCYAKIAKNEGYEIISDIFLLTAENLKASIEGEHYEYTEMYPKFAEIAEKEGLKDIAERLRAIAIAEKHHEERFKKLLKELENGTLYKKNENIEWVCKKCGYVHVGNEPPEECPSCSHPRKYFMVKCEKY; from the coding sequence ATGAAACAAACTTTAATAAATTTAATAAAGGCATATATTGGAGAGAGTTTAGCAAGGAATAGATATACCTGCTATGCAAAAATTGCAAAAAATGAAGGTTATGAAATTATATCCGATATATTTTTATTAACTGCTGAAAATTTAAAGGCTTCAATTGAAGGAGAACACTATGAATATACAGAAATGTATCCAAAGTTTGCAGAAATCGCAGAAAAAGAGGGATTAAAAGATATTGCTGAAAGATTGAGAGCAATTGCAATAGCAGAAAAGCATCACGAAGAGAGATTTAAAAAATTGTTAAAAGAACTTGAAAACGGAACATTATATAAGAAAAATGAAAATATAGAATGGGTTTGTAAAAAATGCGGCTATGTTCATGTAGGAAATGAACCACCAGAAGAATGTCCTTCATGTTCTCATCCAAGAAAATACTTTATGGTTAAATGCGAAAAATATTAA
- a CDS encoding DsrE family protein: MKVAFLIFSYLHKNSPNIPVMFHTLLFANELKEKGDVVKIILEGEGVLWAKDLLSENHPLKNHFEKLKDDFVVCEACASMFNIKNEIEGKLKLENDLFGHISLKKYLDEGYQIIEL, translated from the coding sequence ATGAAAGTAGCTTTCTTAATTTTCTCATATTTACATAAAAACAGTCCAAACATTCCAGTAATGTTTCATACATTGTTATTTGCAAATGAGTTAAAAGAAAAAGGAGATGTAGTGAAGATTATATTAGAAGGAGAAGGGGTCTTATGGGCAAAGGATTTGTTAAGTGAGAACCATCCATTGAAAAATCACTTTGAAAAATTAAAAGATGACTTTGTAGTTTGTGAAGCATGTGCAAGTATGTTTAACATTAAAAATGAAATTGAAGGAAAATTAAAGTTAGAAAATGATCTATTTGGACATATAAGTTTAAAGAAATATTTAGATGAAGGTTATCAAATCATTGAACTTTAA
- a CDS encoding FprA family A-type flavoprotein: MVLEIKKDIFWVGVIDWEVRDFHGYITQDGSTYNSYLIKDNKNVLIDTAKSYMFDELIEGINKVINPKEIDYVVVNHVEPDHSGCVDKIVKLSGATVITNEKGKEHLSLYYDTEGWDFIIVDTGDEINIGNRTLKFIKTPMLHWPDNMLTYCVEDKILFSNDAFGQHIATSERFDYEVGDIIFEYAKEYFANILMPYKMLIPNAINSLKDLDIELICPSHGVIWKEMKDKIIKKYIDWASDKVENKAVIVYDTMYNSTKMMAHAIANGLMERGVIVKVYRISETPMNTIIREMVDAKYILIGSPTLNQNILPNIAKFLAYMEGLRITNKIGVAFGSYGWMEMATEKIKDVFKKLNYKIVEDDCLKVRFAPKKEDLKKCYEFGKKLAEEDL; encoded by the coding sequence ATGGTATTAGAAATTAAAAAAGATATATTTTGGGTTGGAGTAATTGATTGGGAAGTTAGAGATTTTCATGGATATATAACGCAGGATGGTTCTACATATAATTCATATCTAATAAAAGATAATAAAAATGTTTTAATAGATACTGCAAAAAGTTATATGTTTGATGAACTAATTGAAGGAATTAACAAAGTCATTAATCCTAAGGAAATTGACTATGTCGTTGTAAATCATGTGGAACCTGACCATAGCGGTTGTGTAGATAAGATTGTTAAACTCAGTGGAGCAACAGTAATTACGAATGAGAAAGGAAAGGAGCATTTATCTTTATATTATGATACAGAAGGATGGGACTTTATTATTGTAGATACCGGAGATGAAATAAATATTGGAAACAGAACCTTAAAGTTTATAAAAACTCCAATGCTCCACTGGCCAGACAATATGCTAACATACTGTGTAGAAGATAAAATTTTATTCTCTAATGATGCATTTGGGCAACATATTGCAACATCTGAAAGATTTGATTATGAAGTTGGAGACATAATTTTTGAATATGCAAAAGAGTACTTTGCAAATATATTAATGCCTTATAAAATGTTAATTCCTAATGCAATAAACTCCTTAAAAGATTTGGATATAGAACTTATCTGTCCTTCTCATGGAGTTATATGGAAAGAGATGAAAGATAAGATTATAAAAAAATATATTGATTGGGCAAGTGATAAAGTAGAAAATAAGGCTGTTATTGTTTATGACACAATGTATAATTCCACAAAGATGATGGCACATGCAATAGCCAACGGTTTGATGGAAAGGGGTGTAATTGTAAAAGTATATAGAATCTCAGAAACTCCTATGAATACAATTATCAGAGAGATGGTTGACGCTAAATATATACTCATTGGCTCTCCAACTCTAAATCAAAATATCCTGCCAAACATTGCTAAATTTTTAGCATATATGGAGGGATTAAGAATCACAAATAAAATAGGAGTTGCATTTGGTTCTTATGGATGGATGGAGATGGCTACTGAAAAAATAAAAGATGTTTTCAAAAAATTAAATTACAAGATAGTTGAGGATGATTGTTTAAAAGTAAGATTTGCTCCAAAAAAAGAAGATTTAAAGAAATGCTATGAATTTGGTAAAAAATTGGCAGAAGAAGATTTATAA
- a CDS encoding flavodoxin family protein, with the protein MKVFGISGSPRLQGTHFAVNYALQYLKDKGIDVRYFSVHKKKINFCIHCDYCIKKKEGCIHKDDMEEVYKNLIWADGVIIGTPVYQGNVTGQLKTLMDRCRAILAKNPKILRGKIGMGIAIGGDRNGGQEIALRTIHDFFIINEMIPVGGGSFGANLGATFWSKDKGKKGIEEDEEGLRVLRKTLNRFYDVLKEKVEG; encoded by the coding sequence ATGAAGGTTTTTGGAATCAGTGGAAGTCCAAGATTACAAGGAACTCATTTTGCAGTAAATTATGCCCTACAATATTTAAAAGATAAGGGGATAGATGTTAGATACTTCTCTGTTCATAAAAAGAAAATAAATTTTTGCATTCATTGTGACTATTGTATAAAAAAGAAAGAGGGATGTATTCATAAGGATGATATGGAAGAGGTTTATAAAAATCTTATCTGGGCTGATGGAGTTATAATAGGAACTCCTGTTTATCAAGGAAATGTCACTGGACAGTTAAAGACACTAATGGATAGATGTAGAGCAATTTTAGCTAAAAACCCTAAGATACTGAGAGGGAAAATTGGAATGGGAATTGCTATTGGTGGAGATAGAAACGGAGGGCAAGAGATTGCTTTAAGAACAATACACGACTTTTTTATAATAAATGAGATGATTCCAGTTGGGGGAGGCTCTTTTGGTGCAAACTTAGGAGCTACATTTTGGTCTAAGGACAAAGGAAAAAAAGGAATTGAAGAAGATGAGGAAGGATTGAGAGTTTTAAGAAAAACACTTAATAGGTTTTATGATGTTTTAAAGGAAAAAGTAGAAGGATAA
- the afpA gene encoding archaeoflavoprotein AfpA codes for MLRIAWGITGCGDKLPEVVEIMRKLKNKYNLDIDVYLSKNAKIVVKWYKLWQVLEDEFYDLRVEVNANAPFLVGKLQTGKYDLFLVAPATANTTAKIAYGIADTLITNSVAQAMKARVPVYIYPPDNKKGEIETILPGNKKLTLYIRDVDVENVERIKRMEGIEVLYKPEDIEKVILKHIEMKKQNKKEG; via the coding sequence ATGTTAAGAATTGCTTGGGGAATTACTGGATGTGGAGATAAACTTCCAGAAGTTGTTGAAATAATGAGAAAATTAAAAAATAAATATAATTTGGATATAGATGTTTATTTATCAAAAAATGCAAAAATTGTTGTAAAATGGTATAAACTTTGGCAAGTTTTAGAGGATGAATTCTATGATTTAAGAGTTGAAGTCAATGCTAATGCTCCATTTTTAGTTGGAAAATTACAAACTGGAAAATACGATTTATTTTTAGTAGCTCCTGCAACAGCAAACACAACTGCAAAAATTGCCTATGGAATTGCAGACACTTTAATAACTAACTCAGTGGCACAAGCAATGAAGGCAAGAGTTCCTGTCTATATATATCCACCAGACAATAAAAAAGGGGAAATAGAGACAATACTCCCGGGAAATAAAAAATTAACATTATACATAAGAGATGTAGATGTTGAAAATGTTGAAAGAATTAAAAGAATGGAAGGAATTGAAGTTCTATATAAGCCAGAGGATATAGAGAAGGTTATTTTAAAGCACATAGAAATGAAAAAACAGAACAAAAAAGAAGGATAA
- the cooS gene encoding anaerobic carbon-monoxide dehydrogenase catalytic subunit: MKNCITAIPEIKKMVEKAKLKGIETPHTRFPNQFPKCPYGLKGVYCILCANGPCRITEKTPYGVCGATADVIVARNLCRAVAAGTSCYVHCAENAARALLSAGKGEGSYEIRNEKKLRFLAKKLGFDANKDAKMLAVEIAEFILEDMYKPRWEKSELVPKLCPEKRLEVFKKLDILPGGAKGEIVDALTKTSTNLNSNPMDLLVHCLRLGLHAGFTGLLMTCWLNDILFESPKITVVENGFSSVKPNNVNIMITGHQHALIQPLCEAAMDEELIKMAKEAGADSIKIIGATCNGQDMETRIAHLPESFVGYIANNFTTEPLVATGLIDAVVSEFNCTFHGLKFVAEKTKTKLICIDDMAYIEGAEYIPWEPENAYEKAKEIIKKAIEAFKERKNIQKDYYDEKVKSVVGVGEESLIEFLGGSVKPLIDLIANGKIKGVVGVVGCSNIASGGHDNIIVTLTKELIKRDILVLAGGCVNSPLKHAGLFDPKSAELAGESLKEVCKSLGIPPVLNFGACLSIARIEQVAVAIAEELGVDIPDLPVAASAPQWLEEQALADATYAVDMGFTVHVSPVPFVTGSELVTKVLTSDVESLTGGRLIPEPNPYKAAEILESVIMEKRKKLGI; this comes from the coding sequence ATGAAAAATTGCATTACTGCTATACCAGAAATTAAGAAGATGGTTGAAAAGGCAAAGCTAAAAGGTATAGAAACTCCACACACAAGGTTCCCAAATCAATTCCCAAAATGTCCTTATGGATTAAAGGGAGTTTACTGTATATTATGTGCTAATGGTCCTTGTAGAATAACTGAAAAAACTCCTTATGGGGTTTGTGGAGCAACAGCAGATGTCATTGTAGCAAGAAACCTATGTAGAGCAGTCGCCGCTGGAACTTCTTGTTATGTCCACTGTGCTGAAAATGCCGCAAGAGCATTATTATCTGCTGGAAAAGGAGAAGGTTCTTATGAAATAAGAAATGAGAAAAAATTAAGATTTTTAGCAAAAAAACTTGGCTTTGATGCAAATAAAGATGCTAAGATGTTGGCAGTTGAAATTGCAGAGTTCATATTAGAGGATATGTATAAACCAAGATGGGAAAAGAGTGAATTAGTCCCTAAATTATGTCCAGAAAAGAGATTAGAAGTATTTAAAAAGTTAGATATCCTTCCAGGAGGAGCAAAAGGAGAGATTGTTGATGCATTAACAAAGACTTCAACAAACTTAAACAGCAATCCAATGGATTTATTGGTTCATTGCCTTAGATTAGGATTGCACGCAGGATTTACAGGGCTTTTAATGACATGTTGGTTAAATGACATATTATTTGAATCTCCAAAAATCACAGTTGTAGAAAATGGTTTCAGTTCAGTCAAACCAAACAATGTAAATATTATGATAACAGGGCATCAGCATGCATTAATTCAGCCATTATGTGAGGCGGCAATGGATGAGGAATTAATAAAAATGGCAAAAGAAGCTGGAGCTGATAGTATAAAAATTATTGGGGCAACATGTAACGGGCAAGATATGGAGACAAGAATAGCCCATTTACCAGAGAGTTTTGTTGGTTATATAGCAAATAACTTCACAACTGAGCCATTGGTTGCTACTGGATTAATTGATGCTGTTGTTTCAGAATTCAACTGTACATTCCACGGCTTAAAGTTTGTTGCTGAAAAAACCAAAACAAAATTAATCTGTATTGATGATATGGCATACATTGAAGGAGCTGAATACATCCCATGGGAGCCAGAAAATGCCTATGAAAAGGCAAAAGAAATCATTAAAAAGGCAATTGAAGCATTTAAAGAAAGAAAGAATATACAGAAGGATTACTACGATGAAAAAGTTAAATCAGTCGTTGGTGTTGGAGAAGAATCATTAATTGAATTTTTAGGAGGTAGTGTAAAGCCATTAATTGACTTAATTGCTAATGGAAAGATTAAAGGAGTTGTTGGAGTTGTTGGATGCTCTAACATAGCAAGTGGAGGACATGACAATATAATTGTAACATTAACAAAAGAACTCATCAAGAGAGATATCTTAGTCTTAGCAGGTGGTTGTGTAAATAGCCCATTGAAACACGCTGGCTTATTTGACCCAAAAAGTGCTGAATTGGCAGGAGAAAGTTTAAAAGAAGTTTGTAAATCATTAGGAATTCCTCCTGTCTTAAACTTTGGAGCATGTTTGAGTATTGCAAGAATTGAGCAAGTTGCTGTTGCAATTGCCGAAGAGTTAGGAGTTGATATTCCAGATTTACCAGTTGCTGCATCAGCACCTCAGTGGTTAGAAGAACAGGCATTAGCAGATGCAACCTATGCAGTTGATATGGGCTTTACTGTCCATGTTTCACCAGTTCCATTCGTAACTGGTAGTGAACTGGTAACAAAAGTATTAACCAGCGATGTTGAGAGCTTAACAGGTGGAAGATTAATTCCAGAGCCAAACCCATACAAAGCCGCTGAGATATTAGAAAGTGTGATTATGGAGAAAAGGAAAAAACTCGGAATTTAA
- a CDS encoding nickel-dependent hydrogenase large subunit gives MKIRGFETSMMGRDIDFIVPSMTRLCYLNEISHALAGVTAVEKAYNITVPNEGLYLREIARLGEIIEVDAIKLREFTNTKELEDIGNEIKSILGKKGKYLTVGGVLQNISDKRKEKLLNLVNKGLNLVNKEFINLVEERKKKISLPDVELIYAYNFDINKVETNGYPKTAFYDGKVVYSGALSRMYNKGLIKSKNLWDVLSARVIEIEHSLMEIKNLLNKLKLTYPYMEPIIKDGKAVGEAVIEGGEGIVYHRVELIGREILDYTILTSENFNKAVLDSVDNDEGKRIIQLCERCYYL, from the coding sequence ATGAAAATAAGGGGATTTGAAACTTCAATGATGGGAAGAGATATAGATTTTATTGTCCCAAGTATGACAAGGTTATGTTATTTAAATGAAATATCTCATGCCTTGGCAGGAGTTACTGCTGTTGAGAAGGCATATAATATAACTGTTCCTAATGAAGGTTTATATTTGAGAGAAATAGCAAGATTGGGAGAAATTATTGAAGTTGATGCTATAAAATTGAGAGAATTTACAAATACTAAGGAATTGGAAGATATTGGAAATGAAATAAAGTCAATCTTAGGAAAAAAAGGTAAATATTTGACAGTTGGAGGAGTTTTACAAAACATAAGTGATAAAAGAAAAGAAAAATTGTTAAATTTGGTAAATAAAGGTTTAAATTTAGTAAATAAGGAATTTATAAATTTAGTAGAAGAAAGAAAGAAAAAAATCTCTCTCCCAGATGTTGAATTAATATATGCCTATAACTTTGACATAAATAAGGTAGAAACTAATGGATATCCAAAAACAGCCTTCTATGATGGTAAAGTTGTTTATAGTGGAGCATTATCAAGAATGTATAACAAAGGATTAATAAAATCAAAAAATCTTTGGGATGTTCTCTCTGCAAGAGTTATTGAAATAGAACACTCTTTAATGGAAATTAAAAACCTATTAAACAAATTAAAATTAACTTATCCATATATGGAGCCGATTATAAAGGATGGTAAGGCTGTTGGAGAGGCAGTTATAGAAGGAGGAGAGGGAATTGTTTATCATAGAGTTGAGTTAATTGGTAGGGAAATTTTAGATTACACAATATTAACGAGTGAGAATTTCAACAAAGCTGTATTAGACAGTGTAGATAACGATGAAGGTAAAAGGATAATCCAACTCTGTGAAAGATGCTATTACTTATAA
- a CDS encoding 4Fe-4S binding protein codes for MVGCGYCGKIIKSIEKKYYNKLKEKKIALVGGAVNLDDEEEVKKIKEIRKNSDILIVVGSCAVSGGFQRMLIGLENGFPQRFVRIGDVVKVDYAIIGCPPDEEEVEKVVKAVLNKDKEIVDSYLILKPYEIIAGRPIIDAYMKVNEVLLTSNKELCLGCDDAPINYEFCTGCGTCVAKCPANALTIDEKPKVNISKCIKCGTCFFNCIRVKEALPSEAR; via the coding sequence ATGGTAGGTTGTGGGTATTGTGGAAAAATTATCAAAAGTATTGAAAAAAAATATTATAATAAATTAAAAGAAAAAAAGATTGCATTAGTTGGAGGGGCTGTTAATTTAGATGATGAGGAAGAGGTTAAAAAAATAAAAGAAATTAGAAAAAATTCGGATATATTAATAGTTGTTGGAAGTTGTGCTGTAAGTGGTGGCTTCCAAAGAATGCTAATTGGCTTAGAAAATGGATTTCCTCAGAGATTTGTAAGAATTGGGGATGTTGTTAAAGTAGATTACGCAATAATAGGATGTCCTCCAGATGAAGAAGAGGTTGAAAAGGTAGTTAAAGCAGTTTTAAACAAAGATAAAGAAATTGTTGATTCATATTTAATACTAAAACCTTATGAAATAATTGCTGGAAGGCCAATTATTGACGCATATATGAAAGTTAATGAGGTTTTACTAACCTCAAATAAAGAACTATGTTTAGGATGTGACGATGCTCCAATAAATTACGAATTCTGCACTGGCTGTGGAACATGCGTTGCTAAATGTCCTGCAAACGCTTTAACAATTGATGAAAAACCAAAAGTCAATATAAGTAAGTGCATTAAGTGTGGAACTTGTTTCTTCAACTGTATAAGAGTAAAAGAGGCTCTACCGAGCGAAGCGAGGTAG
- a CDS encoding Coenzyme F420 hydrogenase/dehydrogenase, beta subunit C-terminal domain, translating to MKYLSAKSKLNIDAQDGGFTTTFLCYCLESEILDAVVVVKDKNWKPFPYIATNTVELLKSPKSKYSISPNNKLLEYATENYDKVGLVGLPCHILGGLQYSLELKVGLFCTKNFSYDVLKNIIKEKFNISIDEVIKMNISKGKFIIETLKRNNLIYSEKVIYEIPIKEIEKLCNLGCRLCTDFSAKYADVSVGSVGSKEGWNTVIIRNKKVENIIYEMIERDLIEVNETVDINMVKKLENIKMKNEELNKCSAYFAVCPSFF from the coding sequence ATGAAATATCTCTCAGCAAAATCAAAGCTAAATATTGATGCCCAAGATGGTGGATTTACTACAACATTTTTATGTTATTGCTTAGAAAGTGAAATATTAGATGCAGTTGTAGTAGTTAAAGATAAAAATTGGAAGCCCTTCCCTTATATAGCAACAAATACAGTTGAATTGTTAAAATCTCCAAAGAGTAAATACTCTATCTCACCAAACAACAAATTGTTAGAATATGCTACTGAAAATTATGATAAAGTAGGTTTAGTAGGATTACCTTGTCATATATTGGGAGGCTTGCAGTATAGCTTAGAATTAAAAGTAGGATTATTCTGCACTAAAAACTTTTCCTATGATGTGTTAAAAAATATTATAAAAGAAAAATTTAATATTAGTATAGATGAAGTCATTAAAATGAACATATCAAAAGGTAAGTTTATCATTGAAACTTTAAAAAGGAATAATTTAATATATTCAGAAAAAGTTATTTATGAGATTCCTATAAAAGAGATTGAAAAATTATGTAACTTAGGTTGTAGATTATGTACAGATTTTTCAGCAAAATATGCTGATGTATCTGTTGGAAGTGTAGGAAGTAAAGAGGGATGGAACACTGTAATTATAAGAAACAAAAAAGTTGAAAATATAATATATGAAATGATTGAGAGAGACTTAATTGAAGTTAATGAAACAGTTGATATAAATATGGTTAAAAAATTAGAAAACATCAAAATGAAAAATGAAGAGTTAAATAAATGCTCAGCATACTTTGCTGTATGCCCATCTTTCTTTTAA
- a CDS encoding CopG family ribbon-helix-helix protein, whose protein sequence is MANVERISISFPKYLLKEIDKIVKDKGYSSRSELIRDSIRKYILENDLDKDGQISGIIIVVYTPTKKSMEKMSKLYFEYNEIVKTINQSYITTSCGKNMKVEIFVVEGNAEKIYEFYDQISKIDKKIYDKIVIF, encoded by the coding sequence ATGGCTAATGTTGAAAGAATTAGTATCTCATTTCCAAAGTATCTTTTAAAAGAGATTGACAAGATTGTTAAAGATAAGGGATATTCAAGTAGAAGTGAATTAATAAGAGACTCTATAAGAAAGTATATTTTAGAAAATGACTTAGATAAAGATGGGCAAATCAGTGGAATTATTATAGTTGTATATACTCCAACAAAAAAGTCAATGGAAAAAATGAGTAAGTTATATTTTGAATATAATGAAATAGTTAAAACAATAAATCAATCATATATAACAACATCCTGTGGAAAAAATATGAAAGTAGAAATTTTTGTTGTTGAAGGAAATGCAGAAAAAATTTATGAATTTTATGATCAAATATCAAAGATTGACAAAAAAATTTACGATAAAATTGTAATATTTTAG